One stretch of Caloenas nicobarica isolate bCalNic1 chromosome 4, bCalNic1.hap1, whole genome shotgun sequence DNA includes these proteins:
- the LOC135988646 gene encoding NELL2-interacting cell ontogeny regulator 1-like, protein MLAPCLLRRVALTVPLVVVVALLLTEPVRSDQEAGTAIPAESRPCVDCHAFEFMQRALQDLKKTAYNLDTRTETLLLQVEKRNLCDCVAANLLN, encoded by the exons ATGCTGGCACCCTGCCTTCTGAGAAGAGTGGCCCTTACAGTTCCATTAGTTGTTGTGGTTGCGCTGCTGCTCACAGAGCCCGTTAGGTCGGATCAAGAAGCGGGAACAGCCATCCCAGCGGAAA GTCGTCCCTGTGTTGATTGCCATGCGTTTGAGTTCATGCAGAGGGCTCTGCAGGATTTGAAGAAGACAGCGTATAATCTAGACACACGG ACAGAAACTTTGCTTCTTCAGgtggaaaagagaaatctgTGTGACTGTGTGGCCGCAAATCTGCTGAACTGA